The following nucleotide sequence is from Mytilus edulis unplaced genomic scaffold, xbMytEdul2.2 SCAFFOLD_447, whole genome shotgun sequence.
AACATGGCtgccaaggctaaaaatagaacataggggtaaaatgcaaatattaacTGCCATCTTGGAAACTGTAACAGattgagaaaatctgacagggtgaCAAATGTTCAGATTGACAAGATCTACCTTAGTTACTTTTGAGTTAAAATTGTCGGATGGCCCCCGCATAGGGGTTATTGCATATAAAAGACTATTTTTGgccaattttaatgtttttggctattatctaataagttttaatagataaaaaaaaaattaaaaattgcaaaaatgatcagcaataaaAGCTCTACAAACAAGTCATTGATCACTtaatattagtgttgtcaacggttaaccagtcgaacgaccgaataccgaataccaaaaacgcttaccggttaaccggacctttttaaaattttaataaaattgatgtaAATGTGTACTGAAATCATTAGTAAATAATGTGAAATGATTGTACGAATTGATTGGTACTTGATTAGACAGATCAATTGTTCAGTTTATTGATTAATCTTGTTAACcttgaaaacatttaaattttattacttaATTAGCACATAGACAACTTGTCTGTCAGCTCCGGGCAAGtataatgtaaacataattagcatattaagtttattttgaACAGTTGTAAGCTGAACATGCTGAATAAATTTTACGATTTAGTTTATTTCTTCACTTTGACTTTATATTGTGTGTGCGTACATGTAAATATGCCACCTCCGTCATCTAAGGCTTGGTCTTTTTTAAACGTAATGCCGACTCCAAAATAGTGAAATGCAAACTATGTGAAATGGAATTAGTCTATACTGGTGGTACAAGTAATATGCTGAATCATCTGAAGTTAAAGCATCCCAATGACTTTTCTGAAACGCCTGAGAAAGTTAAGCAGTCATCGGTTTTAGACTTTGTTCAGACACCCAAATCTAGAAGATTTTCGTCTACTCAATCTGAACTAATAACAAATTCAATAGTGGATATGATTATATTGGATAACCTACCCATTCGCATTGTTGAGGGAAAAGGATTTTCAAAACTTATGTCGATAATAGCTCCAGAATTTAAAATTCCGTCTAGAAATACTATAAAATCCAGAATAGAAAAGTCATATAGTGACAAAAAAGAGAGTTTGATTAAAGAGTTAAATCTCATTGACAGCGTATCCCTTACTTCTGATACATGGACATCGAATGCTACAAAAAGCTTTTTAACAGTCCAGAACATCACGTTGACAAAGACTGGAATTTACAGTCAAATGTGCTTGTTACTCGTGAAATGCCTGAACGCCATACAGGCGAAAATCTTGCTGAACGACTGAAATCTACAATTTCAGAGTTTGAATTGGACGGTAAAATTGTGAGTTCTGTACATGACAATGCTAGGAACATGAATTGTGCATCAGAGAAATGTGACTTTGACGATATGAGATGCTTTGGTCATACCATTCAGCTTTGCATTAAACCATGCTTGGAAATACCCGCTATTGCCAAACTTACTTCACATGCTCATAAGTTAGTGGGACATTTCAAGCATTCAACTACAATAACTGCAGAAATGAGGAAAAGACAAAAGTTGTTCGGACTAAGACAGAACGAACTTATACAAGACGTAGTTACGAGATGGAATTCGACTCAGCTAATGATTGAACGCCTATGTGAACAACGCAGAGTTATTACGGATGTAATGCTAGATACAACTGTTACTAAGAAATGTGACACACATATGCTTCTCAAAGATCATGAGTGGGATTATCTGGTTGAAATTTCCGCAGTATTGAAGCAAATGTCTCATGTTACAACATACATGTGTCTGGAAAAGGACGTATCAGCCTCTGTAATGCTTCCTATTGTCAACGGACTCTTAAAAAAACACCTAAAAAACTCTGAAGAGGATAGTGCTCTTGCGCATAAAATGAAAGCAAGTATTTCAGAAGAACTCATCACCCGCTTTAAACCGTATGACATTGAAACTGCATCTACACAGCATGCTTTAGCGTCCTTACTTGATCCGAGGCATAGAACACTTAACTTTTTCTCCCCAGAACAAAAAAAAGTCGCCATTGAAATGTTAGAGTCCAAGTTAGACGATGTGCCATTAAAGCCCGCAGTTAAAACGTCATAAAAAAACCTTGGAACTGAAGTTGACAAGCAACCAGCCAAGAAACAAAGAGTCCAACGATCTTTGGACTTTCTTTTGTTTGACACCGACGAAGATACGTCCTTTCAAGATGAATCGGAAATGTCCTTATACATCAAGGAGCGTGCTGTGCAAGATTCAAACCCACTCGAGTGGTGgaaagaaaataattgtaaattccCCAGACTCTTTGTGTTAGCTAGACAATATTTAAGTATTCCTGCTACCTCTGTTCCGTCAGAACGAATCTTTTCATGCGCGGGTCTCATTGTTACTAAACTGAGAAATCGACTATCTTCCTCTGTGATCGACCAGATAATATTCCTGAATAAAAACTATGTACCCGAGGAAAAATGTGAATAACTCTTCTTTCGTTCTTTCTAAATGTACAtacttataaatttgttttttttgtaatttattacatATTGAAATCCTAATTGTGTTAGTGTTTGCATTATTGTGTTATAATACCCTGGGATAAATGTCAATTTATTGTATCATAAAACCAGTCATTCGTGAAGTACTTTGTATAAGACTTTGAACATCAACctaactaccggttaaccggttaatcggtcgaacgattattcggttaaccggttaggcataattgttcaatttgacaacactacttaATATGAAGATTTTGTTTGAGAAATGAAATACACGTAATTGTAAATACTAAGATTGGTGAGATCAAAGAGTATCATAGAAAATAAGTGAATTTTTACAGATCTGAGCTAGGACTTAAGGGTTCAGAGCTAAAAGGGGCTAAAACggacttctctttttttttcatgaaatttttatttttcatcttattttcattttgattttttcattgttttccttatgaACTTCTGCACTGATAGAGTCTCGAAGGATTTAACGTAGCTTGTACCGTTTCCGAGCTATTTGGGGCGAAAGTGGTGCTCAATcccaaaaaacaaacttttttatttctcgtccaatttcaaaggttttttttttctttagagtCCTTATGAAATTTCCAACAGAGAATTTTAGCTAGGACTTGCAGTTTTTCCAACCTATTAAGGGCCAAAGTGGTGCTTTTTAGTACTAATGAAATTTCTGTGTCCAGCAAATTACtgtgtcaaacatattattgTGTCCACTTTAGAAGTGTGTCAACACTTGTCGATCATTGCGGTCATATCATGGTGCACTCGGCCAAGCTCTTTATTCTTGTATGTCGTTCATGAATTCAAAAATGCTTCATCCAAttgaactgaaattttaaaattaggctGGAATTGGTAATGTCTGGTTacctttttttttccaattttgcgaTGTGtccagagttatgggactttgatttttaaaaaaaatgccatatttcTTGAATGTCGTAcagtaactcaaaaatgcttcatcTGATTAATCCGAAAATTTTAAAGAGAAAAGATTCCTGCATGGGATGATATAGTTTTTTGACAGAGAGTTTTATTCCAAAGTACAGAAATTTTGCTCTAAAAGTtgggtaatttttgttttttatagaaATCTACCGCAGAATTTTTCACTTCATGACGCAATTTCACGCCTACCAATCTctc
It contains:
- the LOC139505073 gene encoding E3 SUMO-protein ligase ZBED1-like is translated as MDIECYKKLFNSPEHHVDKDWNLQSNVLVTREMPERHTGENLAERLKSTISEFELDGKIVSSVHDNARNMNCASEKCDFDDMRCFGHTIQLCIKPCLEIPAIAKLTSHAHKLVGHFKHSTTITAEMRKRQKLFGLRQNELIQDVVTRWNSTQLMIERLCEQRRVITDVMLDTTVTKKCDTHMLLKDHEWDYLVEISAVLKQMSHVTTYMCLEKDVSASVMLPIVNGLLKKHLKNSEEDSALAHKMKASISEELITRFKPYDIETASTQHALASLLDPRHRTLNFFSPEQKKVAIEMLESKLDDVPLKPAVKTS